The Pedobacter ginsengisoli region TTGCATAACTGATTATGTAATCAATTATATTATGGAGATTTTTGAGAAAACAGGGAAGTCTGCACTTGGAAGTAGGCTAAGACTTTTCACTACGAAGGTTACCGATGATGCGGCAAAGATTTACGAATCCTATGGACTAGACTTCGCGCCAAAATGGTTTCCTGTATTTTTTGTCCTTGCAGAAGCGGACGAAAGGACGATCACGGAAATAGCTGTTGAAATAGGGCATTCGCAGCCTTCAGTTAGTAAGTTGATCAGGGAGATGACTGCTGCAGGGCTGGTAAAGGAGAAACAGAAGTCAGAAGATAAGCGTAGGAACGTCGTGGCATTGACGAGCAAAGGCAAATCGTTTTCTGAAAAGTTAGGTCCGCAACTTGCAGATGTGGACTCTGCAATCGACGCAGTGATCAATGAAGCTAGGCATAATCTTTGGGAAGCACTGGCAGAATGGGAATACCTGTTCGAACAGAAATCGTTGTTCAGGCGGGTCATCGAACAGCGTAAAATCCGTGAAAGTAAAGATGTGAAGATAGTTCCCTATTCTGACCAGTACAAGAACGCCTTTAAAACATTAAACGAGGAATGGATTTCAAATTATTTTGAGATTGAGGATGCAGACAGAAAGGCATTAGATAACCCAGATTCTTATATACTTAATAAAGGCGGAAAGATATTTGTTGCCCTATACAATGGGGAGCCTCTAGGTGTTTGTGCACTCATAAAGATGGATGACCCTGATTATCAGTATGAAATGGCAAAGATGGCTGTGTCGCCTATGGCACAAGGTAAAAACATCGGTTGGTTGCTGGGTAAAGCGATAGCCGATGAAGCCAGGATGTTAGGTGCCAATAAACTCTATCTGGAGAGCAATACTATCTTAAAGCCTGCTATCAACCTGTACCACAAACTTGGTTTCAAGAAAGTGGTTGGGCGTGATACGCCCTACGCAAGGTGCAATATTCAAATGGAGTTATCATTAAACGATTAAAATTGCAATTAATGAAAAGTGTTGTAAAAAAAGAGAATGGGGTTCCAAGGCAGTTCCTTGGAGTAGATTTTGTAGTGCTTTCTATCGGGAATAAATCGATGGTCGCAAAAATGCTTTATAAAGTCACGGATAACGTGCCTTTCCATAAGCATCCCAACGAACAGAGTGGATATGTGATTTCAGGGAGATACATCTTATGCTTTGACGGACAAAGATATGAACTCGCCACGGGAGATAGTTACTCGATACCTGCAAATGTTGAACATAGTATCGACATTATAGAACCGGGAGAGGTATTGGACGTGTTTACTCCAATCAGACAGGACTATCTATAAATATTGGTTTTTATGGATGAGATACAAAAGAATTGGTGCCGGCAAATACTGTGACGGTCAGGTGTTGGTAATTCATGATATGCTCGGGTTGAATAAAGGCTTCAGACCTAAATTTCTCAGACAATATGCAGACTTGTACACTACTTAAAAATTTATCATATGAGAACATCTGAATAATAAAAAATAATTACTCTAACTTGTTTGTTTCATTCAAACCTATATATATTCGTCTAAACAAAATATGTATGTAATGGACTAATATTATATTTTTGCAAAATCTTCAAAATATTTGAGGCATTTGGCACTAAGAATCTTGCTCTAGAAACCTGAGAATTTCAATTGCGACAAGAGGATAAGTGAAAAGGTGCTCACGCTTTAAGCGTGGGCTCCCCTTATCGTTGCACGGTCTCTCAGGACCTCTAGAGCGGTAAGCGGGGGTTCCACGCTTTTTGCGTTAAAGAGATTTTAAATCTCAAGTCTTCCTTACCAGATTCCATATAATTTTTATGATCATTACAGAAGAAGATGCCTAAGTGAAATTTTGCCTGGATAATTATTTTTTTTGCGTTTGTTTTGGGAGGTTCAGATCCTTCGGGCATAGTACCATTTTGGTTCGCTACATATTCGACTCTGGTCGAACGAGGGCCGTACAAGGTCAGAGTGAGCATGGTTCTAAAAGCGACTATATTATAGGCCGAAAAATGTGTATTCCCCAAATCTGAACTCAAGCCAAATTCAATCTAATTTTTTTAATAATTAATTCTAAAATTAAATATATAAGAAATTTAAATGCGCTTTTGCGTTTCACAGCACTTATTAACGGAGTATGCGCAATAAGATATATTATGCAGTTTTTGTGATTTTAATATGGTTTTTGAGTGTTAAGCTAGTTAAAGAGTATATGCAGGCTTCGGTCAAGGTGTATTAATCACAAAATTAACATATAGGCTAGATAGTAGCTAAAGTGGTGTTTCATGTGTATGTAGACCAACGGCACACCTATTAGACACCTATGAAACACCTATAAAACAGCTTTTTTTAATAAGTGGTAACCGAGCAGTTGTCAAGCCCTGATACAGAATTGGGTAGATTCTGAATGAACAAATTCAGAGCTGAATTGTTAAAAATATAAGATAGACGATAGATTGTTGAACCTTAATTATTGAAATTATGCAACATAGTGTAAAAAGTCTGATCGGTTTTACTATGGGTGCTACCGATGGAGAAATTGGAAAGGTTGATGAGTTCTATTTTGATGATGAAACCTGGACAATACGTTATCTGGTTGTAAAAACGGGTGGTTGGTTAATGGAACGTAAGGTACTCATCTCTCCCGGAGCTTTAAGAAATCCAGATTGGAAAAGCAGATCATTTCCTGTTGATCTTACTAAAAAACAAGTTAAACACAGTCCTGATATAGACACTGCAAAACCTGTATCCCGACAGCAGGAACTGGCATTATATGATCATTATGAGTGGCCATATGGCGACCCAACAAGTGGGGGATTTTATGGTCAGATGGGTGTGGCAGGCATGATTGATTCAAGAGTACCTTTCGAGGCATCCATTGCAGCAACAGACCTTAAAAGGCAGCCCGGAGATCCACACTTACGAAGTGTAAGCGAAGTGATTGGATATCATATTCATGCCACAAATGGAGAGATAGGGCATGTAGCTGATTTAATGGTTGATGAGCATTTCAAAGTAAGCTTTATGATAGTAGAAACCGGAAGTTGGTTTTCAGAAAGAAAAATTTTGCTATCGCCACAGAGGATAAAAGAAATTAATTGGGCTAATTCATCCGTCGAGGTTGATGTTTCAATGGAAACAGTAAAAGACATGTAAGTACTAAACCTTCTATTATGAGTTTAAAGGAATATGGTAAAAAACGTGATTTTAATAAAACAGCCGAGCCCAAAGCAATTAAAACAAAATCCACAGGAAAGCTTCACTTTGTGATTCAGAAACATGATGCTAGTCGTTTACATTACGATTTCCGCCTGGAGATGGAAGGCGTGTTAAAAAGTTGGGCGGTTCCCAAAGGACCTTCTACAGACCCAAAAACAAAACGTTTAGCAGTAATGGTGGAAGACCATCCCTTTGATTATAAAAACTTTGAAGGCATCATTCCTAAAGGCGAATATGGTGGAGGTACAGTAATTGTTTGGGATGAAGGAACCTATGAACCTATTGAAAAGGTTAAAGGTAAAAAAGCACAGGAGAAATATTTACTTAACCAATTGCATGATGGATCACTCAAAATTATCTTGCATGGCAAGAAATTAAAAGGAGAGTATGCACTTGTAAAAACACAAGGCATGGGAGAAAATGGCTGGTTGTTAATTAAACATAAAGATGAGTACGCCTCGCTGGTTGATATCACTAAAAAGGATACATCGGTGCTGTCTTCACAAACTATAGAGCAAGTAAAAAAGGCAAAGGTTACTGAAGTTTCGGCAGAGGTTAACACGCTATTGAAAAAGGGTAAGAAATCTAAAATTCCAATTGGAATGAAGCCAAT contains the following coding sequences:
- a CDS encoding bifunctional helix-turn-helix transcriptional regulator/GNAT family N-acetyltransferase; the encoded protein is MEIFEKTGKSALGSRLRLFTTKVTDDAAKIYESYGLDFAPKWFPVFFVLAEADERTITEIAVEIGHSQPSVSKLIREMTAAGLVKEKQKSEDKRRNVVALTSKGKSFSEKLGPQLADVDSAIDAVINEARHNLWEALAEWEYLFEQKSLFRRVIEQRKIRESKDVKIVPYSDQYKNAFKTLNEEWISNYFEIEDADRKALDNPDSYILNKGGKIFVALYNGEPLGVCALIKMDDPDYQYEMAKMAVSPMAQGKNIGWLLGKAIADEARMLGANKLYLESNTILKPAINLYHKLGFKKVVGRDTPYARCNIQMELSLND
- a CDS encoding cupin domain-containing protein translates to MKSVVKKENGVPRQFLGVDFVVLSIGNKSMVAKMLYKVTDNVPFHKHPNEQSGYVISGRYILCFDGQRYELATGDSYSIPANVEHSIDIIEPGEVLDVFTPIRQDYL
- a CDS encoding PRC-barrel domain-containing protein, translating into MQHSVKSLIGFTMGATDGEIGKVDEFYFDDETWTIRYLVVKTGGWLMERKVLISPGALRNPDWKSRSFPVDLTKKQVKHSPDIDTAKPVSRQQELALYDHYEWPYGDPTSGGFYGQMGVAGMIDSRVPFEASIAATDLKRQPGDPHLRSVSEVIGYHIHATNGEIGHVADLMVDEHFKVSFMIVETGSWFSERKILLSPQRIKEINWANSSVEVDVSMETVKDM